One segment of Anomalospiza imberbis isolate Cuckoo-Finch-1a 21T00152 unplaced genomic scaffold, ASM3175350v1 scaffold_66, whole genome shotgun sequence DNA contains the following:
- the LOC137467518 gene encoding alpha-protein kinase 2-like isoform X2, with the protein MDFKNVVKSQATFSCLRDLSEDGDDLLHFNGVVDVGAGRAEEYCSRQVPSHPTDVTTCHKGNCCLNTQDTGSPQSLADVQACKRTGLGRPLTRNSLLGEQADTSISNLTDFEKDDSENSATVLEIYAEKVTSVSDDFSDDDLEYFECSDVLTVHEDEIWKKKLQFLLESDDEDDLKLSKDCDGCAYFLSEMPCVLQVSDNTTPMDTPIGFCEHQSKIKGVNVRRDPSMYSQSALQTEMTLTVGHHRDKSTILKDKEKNQVPVASAATGNEHPRSEEETNGSGHLAAGSSRDEPKPMDAVPAQVDSSANGIGAACTDQASGTTTETSPDGDVLGESSLLLEEGRRNVPEGNALHAVSTLTESLRRNLFKLLNPIELCRYVSTIGQSFQAAAAGRESRAPSPSQEGVCSAEIPEEAESVQMQAGLCATEEADKESHWERKRTQGLSEQNQMPDEKISFGSQGANLKSVTQNCENLCMEPRTEKEGIFRACESAGTSHLSAENTLQVKNADLQTSSLHCAPCEKRGGCHQQVFSGQEIIRNGKKSEINVSPSPLWDMDSLPDKQECLCAVLSSAKLCDEPVEGEQRSGLHIYDSSNPDILCSRSANEAVSEASPKSVLESGEPECKGDADISAVHDRLWKLLHEDDSDSRIPFENRGIPSLGTSLTDIQVTELNFVQETSSDHPLPMDLIEEQEPITEPACNPRTEKAYCNVSDILLQRAAAYENASIGNICLAQVVGTDGVCLNSGTGNERETPSICVSASSVLLSTQECLEPNPMAMDRNGSTVAWEGKLAFDNAAQTCEADSPQRLQNTQRGNLACPKSDISDMSQETVRQLLHTEYNIPMTNESVPGEGCHFTDCYPVRGKLAYFPGEEDIFPSENTSQFTHEEQSSVNTIHKSCIVNLPEKGNHLGLSAPNFTNSDSYHLSRNNGCQDFQIVSNAQKCSNVMRSPSLIQVHETVTHKNLPQNTDQLTEIAKQEGAVPPPSGEPFLRDFYLEVPSCEPCKPGGEHREIYIPEEHRAEASCDSGVSQVSESQTAASPCNTAEQHSFFVHSTFRSDEGFRIDSSKNPTYSAGSVTSASALLPTEAQSEHHSTASGEDGGSPDRLHSQQLLGNKTLPFLTSVSHSEGLPSKSAVACSATRNEGKTGSIQTGVKVNKNLTTLEISCKSWKGLFQSVPGETKGEAALCENEHKIPRAIEYNPDEAEAKAPLHTLTGSQALKQIMNISTEQSWPNLIPSSRIAEAENSIKSTEYDKKKEVRTAESVVSGLVNLPPVDSGNNQCFQEQPPQGRTPSFSLAWTTLGPFPVNAESQRNQEGSKSCQIPMAAAESEPIKCKEDTTKSGHVAAGAKKKLPSATLSKKPRLEERGSVSKDPSCVKKSGKSEGGVIHKEERKEQRKLILKKASKAPRLLKKIQAELFPNCSGSIKLCCQFGDIHGDSTITWTKDSKVLAQLQRSAQDDSPISLEIAEASYQDQGMYYCCLNNMYGKVTAEFHLTAAGVEEIEFMQLMFREDPLSSSYFGGTLHGAIMTEGLHFGEGMHRRAFRSRVLQGLAPAFAPGHSCVLKVHSALTYGTKSRDELLQKNYSLALQECYVQNTAREYAKLYAAEAEPLEGFGEVPEIIQIFLIHRPANNIPYATVEEELVGEFVKYSVKDGKEVNFLRRDSEAGRKCCTFQHWVYEKTNGNLLVTDLQGVGMKLTDVGIATLAKGYKGFKGNCSFSFIEQFRALHQCNEYCEMLGLKSLRTTHQKQRKATSTKSKNLPNSSTVKKMVPKKAREPRDLIYSEH; encoded by the exons atggattttaaaaatgtagttAAATCCCAGGCAACTTTTTCCTGCCTGAGGGATTTGTCAGAGGATGGTGATGACCTGCTTCATTTTAACGGTGTGGTTGATGTAGGTGCTGGAAGAGCGGAGGAATACTGCAGCAGACAGGTGCCTTCCCACCCCACCGATGTAACCACTTGTCACAAAGGCAACTGTTGCCTTAACACACAAGACACTGGATCTCCTCAGTCTCTGGCAGATGTCCAGGCATGTAAAAGGACTGGGCTGGGCAGACCTCTAACCAGGAATTCCCTGCTGGGTGAGCAGGCAGACACTTCCATAAGTAATCTCACCGATTTTGAAAAAGATGACTCTGAAAATTCTGCCACTGTTCTGGAGATTTATGCAGAAAAAGTAACAAGTGTAAGTGATGACTTTTCTGATGATGACCTGGAGTACTTTGAATGTTCAGATGTGCTGACAGTGCATGAAGATGAaatctggaaaaagaaattacaatttttattagaaagtgatgatgaagatgatcTAAAACTGAGTAAGGATTGTGATGGGTGTGCTTACTTCCTCAGTGAAATGCCTTGTGTGCTCCAAGTGTCAGATAACACTACGCCTATGGATACCCCCATTGGCTTCTGTGAGCATCAGTCAAAAATCAAAGGAGTAAATGTAAGGAGAGACCCCTCTATGTACAGCCAgtcagctctgcagacagagaTGACTCTCACTGTTGGACACCACCGAGATAAAAGTACCATTTTGAAAGACAAAGAGAAGAATCAAGTGCCTGTTGCTTCTGCAGCCACTGGAAATGAACATCCCAGAAGTGAAGAAGAGACTAATGGAAGTGGCCATCTGGCTGCAGGTTCCTCAAGGGACGAACCAAAACCCATGGacgctgtccctgcccaggtaGATTCCTCTGCCAATGGCATAGGTGCTGCTTGCACAGATCAGGCTTCGGGGACAACGACAGAAACCAGCCCCGACGGGGACGTGCTGGGGGAAAGctcactgctgctggaggaggggagaaggaaTGTGCCAGAGGGAAATGCACTGCACGCTGTCAGTACCTTAACAGAAAGTCTGAGGAGAAACCTTTTCAAGCTGTTAAACCCTATAGAACTTTGCAGATATGTAAGTACTATAGGACAGTctttccaggctgcagcagcaggtagGGAATCCAGAGCTCCGTCTCCCAGTCAGGAAGGTGTCTGTTCAGCAGAGATTCCTGAGGAGGCAGAAAGCGTGCAAAtgcaggctgggctgtgtgcaACAGAAGAGGCAGATAAAGAAAgtcactgggaaaggaaaaggactCAGGGACTGTCTGAGCAAAACCAGATGCCAGATGAGAAAATCTCGTTTGGG AGTCAAGGTGCTAATCTTAAAAGCGTTACCCAGAATTGTGAGAACCTCTGTATGGAGCCCAGAACAGAAAAGGAAGGCATCTTCAGGGCTTGTGAGAGTGCAGGAACCAGCCATCTCTCTGCTGAAAACACGCTGCAAGTAAAGAATGCAGATTTACAGACCTCTTCTCTTCACTGTGCTCCTTGTGAAAAGAGAGGAGGTTGTCACCAACAGGTCTTCTCCGGACAAGAAATTATTAGGAATGGCAAAAAGTCAGAGATTAACGTTTCCCCTTCTCCTCTATGGGATATGGACTCTCTTCCTGATAAGCAGGAATGCTTGTGTGCTGTTCTCTCTTCTGCAAAGCTGTGTGATGAGCCagtggagggagagcagaggtCTGGGCTTCACATATATGACAGCAGTAACCCAGATATTCTCTGCAGCCGATCAGCCAATGAGGCTGTGTCTGAAGCTAGTCCCAAGTCAGTCCTGGAATCTGGAGAACCTGAGTGCAAAGGAGATGCTGACATATCTGCAGTGCATGACAGGCTGTGGAAACTTCTTCATGAAGATGACTCAGACTCTCGAATCCCATTTGAAAACAGAGGCATCCCAAGTTTAGGTACAAGTCTGACAGATATCCAAGTCACGGAACTGAACTTTGTGCAGGAGACCTCTTCTGATCATCCTTTGCCAATGGATTTGATAGAAGAGCAGGAGCCCATCACAGAACCAGCTTGTAACCCCAGAACTGAGAAAGCTTACTGCAATGTTTCTGATATCCTcctgcagagagctgcagcatATGAGAATGCATCCATAGGAAACATTTGTCTTGCACAAGTGGTAGGAACAGATGGTGTCTGTCTAAATTCTGGCACTGGGAATGAGAGGGAAACACCATCCATTTGTGTTTCAGCAAGCAGTGTCCTCCTAAGTACCCAGGAGTGCTTGGAGCCAAATCCAATGGCCATGGACAGGAATGGATCCACTGTGGCTTGGGAAGGGAAGCTTGCTTTTGATAATGCTGCCCAAACATGTGAAGCAGATTCTCCTCAAAGGTTACAAAATACTCAGAGGGGTAATTTAGCATGTCCCAAATCTGACATATCAGATATGTCACAGGAGACAGTTAGACAGTTACTTCACACTGAATACAACATACCCATGACAAATGAGTCTGTACCTGGAGAAGGCTGTCATTTTACAGACTGCTATCCAGTGAGAGGAAAACTGGCTTATTTCCCTGGAGAGGAAGACATTTTCCCCAGTGAAAATACCAGTCAGTTTACACATGAAGAACAGTCTTCTGTTAACACCATACATAAAAGTTGTATAGTGAATTTACCAGAAAAAGGAAATCACTTAGGCTTGAGTGCACCAAATTTCACTAATTCTGACAGCTACCATCTTTCAAGAAATAATGGCTGTCAGGATTTTCAAATTGTTTCTAATGCACAGAAATGCAGTAATGTAATGCGATCGCCTAGTTTAATTCAGGTTCATGAAACTGTAACACATAAGAATCTACCCCAAAATACAGACCAACTGACAGAAATAGCAAAACAAGAAGGGGCAGTCCCTCCCCCTTCTGGGGAGCCATTTTTAAGAGATTTTTATCTAGAAGTGCCCAGCTGTGAACCATGTAAACCAGGAGGAGAACACAGAGAGATTTACATACCTGAGGAACACAGGGCTGAAGCTTCCTGTGACTCAGGAGTTAGTCAGGTTTCAGAGAGTCAGACTGCAGCTTCCCCTTGTAATACAGCAGAACAGCATTCATTTTTTGTTCACAGCACCTTCAGGTCTGATGAAGGGTTTAGAATAGATTCTTCAAAAAATCCCACCTATTCAGCTGGAAGTGTAACATcagccagtgccctgctgcccacggaGGCTCAAAGTGAGCACCACAGCACAGCAAGTGGGGAGGATGGAGGTTCCCCGGATCGGCTACATTCCCAACAGCTGCTTGGAAACAAAACCCTGCCCTTCCTCACATCTGTAAGCCACTCAGAGGGCCTTCCCAGTAAATCTGCAGTGGCGTGTTCTGCTAcaagaaatgagggaaaaacTGGATCCATACAAACTGGAGTCAAAGTAAACAAAAATTTAACTACATTGGAAATTTCCTGCAAGTCATGGAAGGGTCTGTTCCAGAGTGTCCCTGGAGAAACCAAAGGGGAAGCAGCCTTGTGTGAAAATGAACATAAGATTCCAAGAGCTATTGAATATAACCCAGATGAAGCTGAAGCAAAGGCTCCTTTGCACACTTTGACTGGGTCCCAGGCTCTGAAACAGATTATGAATATTAGCACGGAGCAGTCTTGGCCTAACTTGATCCCTTCCAGCAGAATAGCTGAGGCTGAGAATTCAATTAAGTCCACTGAGTATGATAAAAAGAAGGAAGTCAGGACAGCAGAGAGTGTAGTAAGTGGTCTAGTAAATTTGCCACCAGTTGATTCAGGGAACAACCAGTGTTTTCAAGAGCAACCACCCCAGGGAAGAACTCCATCATTCTCTTTGGCATGGACCACACTTGGTCCATTCCCAGTCAATGCAGAAAGTCAAAGAAATCAGGAAGGGTCAAAATCCTGCCAGATACCAATGGCTGCTGCAGAGTCTGAGCCCATCAAATGTAAAGAGGACACAACAAAGAGTGGGCATGTAGCTGCTGGAGCTAAGAAGAAATTACCATCAGCAACTCTGTCCAAAAAAcccaggctggaggagagggGAAGTGTCAGCAAGGATCCCAGCTGCGTTAAAAAGTCTGGGAAGAGCGAGGGAGGCGTGATTcataaagaggaaagaaaagagcaaagGAAACTCATTTTGAAAAAGGCAAGCAAAG CCCCCAGGCTGCTGAAGAAGATCCAAGCAGAGTTATTCCCCAACTGCTCTGGAAGTATTAAGCTGTGCTGTCAATTTGGTGACATtcatggtgactccaccattaCATGGACTAAAGATTCCAAGGTACTGGCTCAGCTGCAGAGAAG tgcccaggaTGACTCTCCCATCTCTCTGGAAATAGCTGAAGCCAGTTACCAAGACCAGGGAATGTATTATTGCTGCTTGAATAACATGTATGGAAAGGTGACTGCTGAGTTTCACCTGACTGCTGCAG GTGTGGAAGAAATCGAATTCATGCAGCTGATGTTCAGAGAAGATCCCCTCAGCTCCAGCTACTTTGGTGGGACACTGCATGGAGCAATAATGACAGAGGGGCTGCACTTCGGCGAGGGGATGCACCGCAGAGCCTTCCGCAGCCGCGtgctgcagggcctggcacCCGCCTTCGCCCCCGGCCACTCCTGCGTGCTGAAGGTGCACAGCGCCCTCACCTACGGCACCAAGAGCAGGGACGAGCTGCTGCAGAAGAACTACAGTCTGGCACTGCAG GAATGCTATGTCCAAAATACTGCAAGAGAGTATGCAAAGTTATATGCAGCTGAAGCTGAACCCTTGGAAGGCTTTGGAGAAGTACCAGA AATCATTCAGATTTTTCTAATTCATCGCCCTGCTAATAACATCCCCTATGCCACAGTGGAGGAGGAGCTGGTTGGGGAGTTTGTGAAATACTCTGTCAAGGATGGCAAGGAAGTGAATTTCCTGAGAAGAGACTCAGAGGCTGGCCGAAAGTGTTGCACCTTTCAGCACTGGGTGTATGAGAAGACCAATGGGAACTTGCTTGTCACTGATCTGCAAG GTGTAGGGATGAAGTTAACGGATGTTGGCATAGCAACCCTGGCCAAAGG ATACAAGGGGTTTAAAGGCAACTGCTCCTTTTCCTTCATTGAGCAGTTCAGAGCCCTCCACCAGTGCAATGAGTACTGTGAGATGCTGGGGCTGAAATCTCTCCGAACCACTCATCAAAAACAGAGGAAAGCGACATCcactaaaagcaaaaatctgcCAAACTCATCAACAGTAAAGAAAATGGTGCCCAAGAAGGCAAGAGAACCTAGAGACTTAATTTATTCAGAGCACTGA
- the LOC137467518 gene encoding alpha-protein kinase 2-like isoform X1: MDFKNVVKSQATFSCLRDLSEDGDDLLHFNGVVDVGAGRAEEYCSRQVPSHPTDVTTCHKGNCCLNTQDTGSPQSLADVQACKRTGLGRPLTRNSLLGEQADTSISNLTDFEKDDSENSATVLEIYAEKVTSVSDDFSDDDLEYFECSDVLTVHEDEIWKKKLQFLLESDDEDDLKLSKDCDGCAYFLSEMPCVLQVSDNTTPMDTPIGFCEHQSKIKGVNVRRDPSMYSQSALQTEMTLTVGHHRDKSTILKDKEKNQVPVASAATGNEHPRSEEETNGSGHLAAGSSRDEPKPMDAVPAQVDSSANGIGAACTDQASGTTTETSPDGDVLGESSLLLEEGRRNVPEGNALHAVSTLTESLRRNLFKLLNPIELCRYVSTIGQSFQAAAAGRESRAPSPSQEGVCSAEIPEEAESVQMQAGLCATEEADKESHWERKRTQGLSEQNQMPDEKISFGSQGANLKSVTQNCENLCMEPRTEKEGIFRACESAGTSHLSAENTLQVKNADLQTSSLHCAPCEKRGGCHQQVFSGQEIIRNGKKSEINVSPSPLWDMDSLPDKQECLCAVLSSAKLCDEPVEGEQRSGLHIYDSSNPDILCSRSANEAVSEASPKSVLESGEPECKGDADISAVHDRLWKLLHEDDSDSRIPFENRGIPSLGTSLTDIQVTELNFVQETSSDHPLPMDLIEEQEPITEPACNPRTEKAYCNVSDILLQRAAAYENASIGNICLAQVVGTDGVCLNSGTGNERETPSICVSASSVLLSTQECLEPNPMAMDRNGSTVAWEGKLAFDNAAQTCEADSPQRLQNTQRGNLACPKSDISDMSQETVRQLLHTEYNIPMTNESVPGEGCHFTDCYPVRGKLAYFPGEEDIFPSENTSQFTHEEQSSVNTIHKSCIVNLPEKGNHLGLSAPNFTNSDSYHLSRNNGCQDFQIVSNAQKCSNVMRSPSLIQVHETVTHKNLPQNTDQLTEIAKQEGAVPPPSGEPFLRDFYLEVPSCEPCKPGGEHREIYIPEEHRAEASCDSGVSQVSESQTAASPCNTAEQHSFFVHSTFRSDEGFRIDSSKNPTYSAGSVTSASALLPTEAQSEHHSTASGEDGGSPDRLHSQQLLGNKTLPFLTSVSHSEGLPSKSAVACSATRNEGKTGSIQTGVKVNKNLTTLEISCKSWKGLFQSVPGETKGEAALCENEHKIPRAIEYNPDEAEAKAPLHTLTGSQALKQIMNISTEQSWPNLIPSSRIAEAENSIKSTEYDKKKEVRTAESVVSGLVNLPPVDSGNNQCFQEQPPQGRTPSFSLAWTTLGPFPVNAESQRNQEGSKSCQIPMAAAESEPIKCKEDTTKSGHVAAGAKKKLPSATLSKKPRLEERGSVSKDPSCVKKSGKSEGGVIHKEERKEQRKLILKKASKAPRLLKKIQAELFPNCSGSIKLCCQFGDIHGDSTITWTKDSKVLAQLQRSAQDDSPISLEIAEASYQDQGMYYCCLNNMYGKVTAEFHLTAAVLERLSSFQSYEGVEEIEFMQLMFREDPLSSSYFGGTLHGAIMTEGLHFGEGMHRRAFRSRVLQGLAPAFAPGHSCVLKVHSALTYGTKSRDELLQKNYSLALQECYVQNTAREYAKLYAAEAEPLEGFGEVPEIIQIFLIHRPANNIPYATVEEELVGEFVKYSVKDGKEVNFLRRDSEAGRKCCTFQHWVYEKTNGNLLVTDLQGVGMKLTDVGIATLAKGYKGFKGNCSFSFIEQFRALHQCNEYCEMLGLKSLRTTHQKQRKATSTKSKNLPNSSTVKKMVPKKAREPRDLIYSEH, encoded by the exons atggattttaaaaatgtagttAAATCCCAGGCAACTTTTTCCTGCCTGAGGGATTTGTCAGAGGATGGTGATGACCTGCTTCATTTTAACGGTGTGGTTGATGTAGGTGCTGGAAGAGCGGAGGAATACTGCAGCAGACAGGTGCCTTCCCACCCCACCGATGTAACCACTTGTCACAAAGGCAACTGTTGCCTTAACACACAAGACACTGGATCTCCTCAGTCTCTGGCAGATGTCCAGGCATGTAAAAGGACTGGGCTGGGCAGACCTCTAACCAGGAATTCCCTGCTGGGTGAGCAGGCAGACACTTCCATAAGTAATCTCACCGATTTTGAAAAAGATGACTCTGAAAATTCTGCCACTGTTCTGGAGATTTATGCAGAAAAAGTAACAAGTGTAAGTGATGACTTTTCTGATGATGACCTGGAGTACTTTGAATGTTCAGATGTGCTGACAGTGCATGAAGATGAaatctggaaaaagaaattacaatttttattagaaagtgatgatgaagatgatcTAAAACTGAGTAAGGATTGTGATGGGTGTGCTTACTTCCTCAGTGAAATGCCTTGTGTGCTCCAAGTGTCAGATAACACTACGCCTATGGATACCCCCATTGGCTTCTGTGAGCATCAGTCAAAAATCAAAGGAGTAAATGTAAGGAGAGACCCCTCTATGTACAGCCAgtcagctctgcagacagagaTGACTCTCACTGTTGGACACCACCGAGATAAAAGTACCATTTTGAAAGACAAAGAGAAGAATCAAGTGCCTGTTGCTTCTGCAGCCACTGGAAATGAACATCCCAGAAGTGAAGAAGAGACTAATGGAAGTGGCCATCTGGCTGCAGGTTCCTCAAGGGACGAACCAAAACCCATGGacgctgtccctgcccaggtaGATTCCTCTGCCAATGGCATAGGTGCTGCTTGCACAGATCAGGCTTCGGGGACAACGACAGAAACCAGCCCCGACGGGGACGTGCTGGGGGAAAGctcactgctgctggaggaggggagaaggaaTGTGCCAGAGGGAAATGCACTGCACGCTGTCAGTACCTTAACAGAAAGTCTGAGGAGAAACCTTTTCAAGCTGTTAAACCCTATAGAACTTTGCAGATATGTAAGTACTATAGGACAGTctttccaggctgcagcagcaggtagGGAATCCAGAGCTCCGTCTCCCAGTCAGGAAGGTGTCTGTTCAGCAGAGATTCCTGAGGAGGCAGAAAGCGTGCAAAtgcaggctgggctgtgtgcaACAGAAGAGGCAGATAAAGAAAgtcactgggaaaggaaaaggactCAGGGACTGTCTGAGCAAAACCAGATGCCAGATGAGAAAATCTCGTTTGGG AGTCAAGGTGCTAATCTTAAAAGCGTTACCCAGAATTGTGAGAACCTCTGTATGGAGCCCAGAACAGAAAAGGAAGGCATCTTCAGGGCTTGTGAGAGTGCAGGAACCAGCCATCTCTCTGCTGAAAACACGCTGCAAGTAAAGAATGCAGATTTACAGACCTCTTCTCTTCACTGTGCTCCTTGTGAAAAGAGAGGAGGTTGTCACCAACAGGTCTTCTCCGGACAAGAAATTATTAGGAATGGCAAAAAGTCAGAGATTAACGTTTCCCCTTCTCCTCTATGGGATATGGACTCTCTTCCTGATAAGCAGGAATGCTTGTGTGCTGTTCTCTCTTCTGCAAAGCTGTGTGATGAGCCagtggagggagagcagaggtCTGGGCTTCACATATATGACAGCAGTAACCCAGATATTCTCTGCAGCCGATCAGCCAATGAGGCTGTGTCTGAAGCTAGTCCCAAGTCAGTCCTGGAATCTGGAGAACCTGAGTGCAAAGGAGATGCTGACATATCTGCAGTGCATGACAGGCTGTGGAAACTTCTTCATGAAGATGACTCAGACTCTCGAATCCCATTTGAAAACAGAGGCATCCCAAGTTTAGGTACAAGTCTGACAGATATCCAAGTCACGGAACTGAACTTTGTGCAGGAGACCTCTTCTGATCATCCTTTGCCAATGGATTTGATAGAAGAGCAGGAGCCCATCACAGAACCAGCTTGTAACCCCAGAACTGAGAAAGCTTACTGCAATGTTTCTGATATCCTcctgcagagagctgcagcatATGAGAATGCATCCATAGGAAACATTTGTCTTGCACAAGTGGTAGGAACAGATGGTGTCTGTCTAAATTCTGGCACTGGGAATGAGAGGGAAACACCATCCATTTGTGTTTCAGCAAGCAGTGTCCTCCTAAGTACCCAGGAGTGCTTGGAGCCAAATCCAATGGCCATGGACAGGAATGGATCCACTGTGGCTTGGGAAGGGAAGCTTGCTTTTGATAATGCTGCCCAAACATGTGAAGCAGATTCTCCTCAAAGGTTACAAAATACTCAGAGGGGTAATTTAGCATGTCCCAAATCTGACATATCAGATATGTCACAGGAGACAGTTAGACAGTTACTTCACACTGAATACAACATACCCATGACAAATGAGTCTGTACCTGGAGAAGGCTGTCATTTTACAGACTGCTATCCAGTGAGAGGAAAACTGGCTTATTTCCCTGGAGAGGAAGACATTTTCCCCAGTGAAAATACCAGTCAGTTTACACATGAAGAACAGTCTTCTGTTAACACCATACATAAAAGTTGTATAGTGAATTTACCAGAAAAAGGAAATCACTTAGGCTTGAGTGCACCAAATTTCACTAATTCTGACAGCTACCATCTTTCAAGAAATAATGGCTGTCAGGATTTTCAAATTGTTTCTAATGCACAGAAATGCAGTAATGTAATGCGATCGCCTAGTTTAATTCAGGTTCATGAAACTGTAACACATAAGAATCTACCCCAAAATACAGACCAACTGACAGAAATAGCAAAACAAGAAGGGGCAGTCCCTCCCCCTTCTGGGGAGCCATTTTTAAGAGATTTTTATCTAGAAGTGCCCAGCTGTGAACCATGTAAACCAGGAGGAGAACACAGAGAGATTTACATACCTGAGGAACACAGGGCTGAAGCTTCCTGTGACTCAGGAGTTAGTCAGGTTTCAGAGAGTCAGACTGCAGCTTCCCCTTGTAATACAGCAGAACAGCATTCATTTTTTGTTCACAGCACCTTCAGGTCTGATGAAGGGTTTAGAATAGATTCTTCAAAAAATCCCACCTATTCAGCTGGAAGTGTAACATcagccagtgccctgctgcccacggaGGCTCAAAGTGAGCACCACAGCACAGCAAGTGGGGAGGATGGAGGTTCCCCGGATCGGCTACATTCCCAACAGCTGCTTGGAAACAAAACCCTGCCCTTCCTCACATCTGTAAGCCACTCAGAGGGCCTTCCCAGTAAATCTGCAGTGGCGTGTTCTGCTAcaagaaatgagggaaaaacTGGATCCATACAAACTGGAGTCAAAGTAAACAAAAATTTAACTACATTGGAAATTTCCTGCAAGTCATGGAAGGGTCTGTTCCAGAGTGTCCCTGGAGAAACCAAAGGGGAAGCAGCCTTGTGTGAAAATGAACATAAGATTCCAAGAGCTATTGAATATAACCCAGATGAAGCTGAAGCAAAGGCTCCTTTGCACACTTTGACTGGGTCCCAGGCTCTGAAACAGATTATGAATATTAGCACGGAGCAGTCTTGGCCTAACTTGATCCCTTCCAGCAGAATAGCTGAGGCTGAGAATTCAATTAAGTCCACTGAGTATGATAAAAAGAAGGAAGTCAGGACAGCAGAGAGTGTAGTAAGTGGTCTAGTAAATTTGCCACCAGTTGATTCAGGGAACAACCAGTGTTTTCAAGAGCAACCACCCCAGGGAAGAACTCCATCATTCTCTTTGGCATGGACCACACTTGGTCCATTCCCAGTCAATGCAGAAAGTCAAAGAAATCAGGAAGGGTCAAAATCCTGCCAGATACCAATGGCTGCTGCAGAGTCTGAGCCCATCAAATGTAAAGAGGACACAACAAAGAGTGGGCATGTAGCTGCTGGAGCTAAGAAGAAATTACCATCAGCAACTCTGTCCAAAAAAcccaggctggaggagagggGAAGTGTCAGCAAGGATCCCAGCTGCGTTAAAAAGTCTGGGAAGAGCGAGGGAGGCGTGATTcataaagaggaaagaaaagagcaaagGAAACTCATTTTGAAAAAGGCAAGCAAAG CCCCCAGGCTGCTGAAGAAGATCCAAGCAGAGTTATTCCCCAACTGCTCTGGAAGTATTAAGCTGTGCTGTCAATTTGGTGACATtcatggtgactccaccattaCATGGACTAAAGATTCCAAGGTACTGGCTCAGCTGCAGAGAAG tgcccaggaTGACTCTCCCATCTCTCTGGAAATAGCTGAAGCCAGTTACCAAGACCAGGGAATGTATTATTGCTGCTTGAATAACATGTATGGAAAGGTGACTGCTGAGTTTCACCTGACTGCTGCAG TATTGGAACGTCTCTCAAGTTTTCAGAGTTATGAAG GTGTGGAAGAAATCGAATTCATGCAGCTGATGTTCAGAGAAGATCCCCTCAGCTCCAGCTACTTTGGTGGGACACTGCATGGAGCAATAATGACAGAGGGGCTGCACTTCGGCGAGGGGATGCACCGCAGAGCCTTCCGCAGCCGCGtgctgcagggcctggcacCCGCCTTCGCCCCCGGCCACTCCTGCGTGCTGAAGGTGCACAGCGCCCTCACCTACGGCACCAAGAGCAGGGACGAGCTGCTGCAGAAGAACTACAGTCTGGCACTGCAG GAATGCTATGTCCAAAATACTGCAAGAGAGTATGCAAAGTTATATGCAGCTGAAGCTGAACCCTTGGAAGGCTTTGGAGAAGTACCAGA AATCATTCAGATTTTTCTAATTCATCGCCCTGCTAATAACATCCCCTATGCCACAGTGGAGGAGGAGCTGGTTGGGGAGTTTGTGAAATACTCTGTCAAGGATGGCAAGGAAGTGAATTTCCTGAGAAGAGACTCAGAGGCTGGCCGAAAGTGTTGCACCTTTCAGCACTGGGTGTATGAGAAGACCAATGGGAACTTGCTTGTCACTGATCTGCAAG GTGTAGGGATGAAGTTAACGGATGTTGGCATAGCAACCCTGGCCAAAGG ATACAAGGGGTTTAAAGGCAACTGCTCCTTTTCCTTCATTGAGCAGTTCAGAGCCCTCCACCAGTGCAATGAGTACTGTGAGATGCTGGGGCTGAAATCTCTCCGAACCACTCATCAAAAACAGAGGAAAGCGACATCcactaaaagcaaaaatctgcCAAACTCATCAACAGTAAAGAAAATGGTGCCCAAGAAGGCAAGAGAACCTAGAGACTTAATTTATTCAGAGCACTGA